Proteins encoded together in one Streptomyces sp. B1I3 window:
- a CDS encoding dihydrofolate reductase family protein: MRKLTFGMNLSLDGYIAAPGDDLGWSVPSDELFQWWSDRVGATGLSLYGRKLWETMSSHWPTADQQPGATPADIEFAHRWRDMPKVVFSSTTSTVDWNARLVTGDAVTEITRLKAEDGGPMDIGGATLAAAAMRAGLIDEYVLATAPVLVGSGTPFFTALDNWVNLTLVETRTFPDGVVLTRYETKR, from the coding sequence ATGCGGAAACTGACCTTTGGCATGAACCTGAGCCTGGACGGCTACATCGCCGCGCCCGGCGACGACCTCGGCTGGAGCGTGCCGAGCGACGAGCTGTTCCAGTGGTGGTCCGACCGGGTGGGGGCGACGGGCCTGTCGCTGTATGGGCGCAAACTGTGGGAGACGATGAGCTCCCACTGGCCGACCGCCGACCAGCAGCCTGGCGCCACACCGGCGGATATCGAGTTCGCCCACCGCTGGCGGGACATGCCGAAGGTGGTGTTCTCCTCGACGACCAGCACGGTCGACTGGAACGCCCGCCTGGTCACCGGCGACGCGGTCACCGAGATCACCCGGCTCAAGGCCGAGGATGGCGGCCCCATGGACATCGGCGGCGCCACACTCGCCGCAGCGGCCATGCGGGCCGGCCTGATCGACGAGTACGTGCTGGCCACCGCACCGGTCTTGGTGGGCAGCGGCACGCCGTTCTTTACGGCCCTGGACAACTGGGTGAACCTGACCCTGGTGGAGACCCGGACGTTCCCCGACGGTGTGGTCCTGACCAGGTACGAGACCAAACGCTGA
- a CDS encoding non-ribosomal peptide synthetase, translated as MNTLPVQEMVSRVAQAHPEAIAVVQGTRRLSYRTLMRRAESLAVRLQGLGVSRGDRVVLATTRSPEMVVGMLAVLQAGAAYIPVDPGYPAERLEFLIGDAGARLVLTEPEVRSGLPGLDCPATDIPHDEDGGEERPVPVPTDGSDLAYCIYTSGSTGLPKGVEIPHEGLSNLVAWHRETYGLTSADRTTQIAGTAFDASVWEIWPTLTTGAELHLAVEGHSSAAELVEWLTGAGITVSFLPTPLAELVIAEEWPTGTRLRYLLTGGDRLHRHPPAGLPFTLVNHYGPTECTVVATAGEVPAGAEDREPSIGWPIRGIKVRLLDDQGSDVPDGTEGELFLSGTGLARGYLNRPELTAERFVTLRPDGCRYYRTGDLAVRNPDGSLRFVGRTDGQVKLRGFRIELGEIESTLCAHPQVTGAAAALREDVPGDPRLAAYPVFRPGASLSAAELRSWLAERLPGHLVPTSFTALDALPLTRNGKVDRSALPAPAQDRDALAGAYVAPAEGVETELAQLWEEVLGVDRVGALDDFFVLGGNSLSAVRVAGRLRERHAVELPLIAVFAEPTVRGLAGAVAAAPRRDFERPGPRTRDRSGLLPLSPSQRRMWLMNGLDDSGTTYNVPLAFELRGPLDEEALRQTLRAVVERHEALRTGFVVEAGTLLQVVGAVPEIDLPVVEVGNDEEQLRCAERIARHRFDLTTGPLIRFDLLRRGDQRHVLLAVVHHIAFDGWSLGVFSRDLADCYEAILAGRAPAPPLAVQPADIAEQLQRAADEASEGPHAEYWRSTLKGAPQDLGLPTDFVRPSRPTNLGGRETIDIGSETLDSLRALCRAEGVTLFMALAALCQAYLSRITGNEDVVIGSPVAGRNAPGTEPLVGCFINTLPLRTDLTGEPGFRDLLHRVRSVVLGAFEHQDTPFERIVELAAAGRSADQNPVYQVVFALEDAHRAEFDLGGLSATVTELDAGTSRADLSFSATPYRNGLRLTAEYRSDLFAPATVRRTLGTLRTLLGGVLAEPDRPFTLLPLLGPDEYRDQVHTWNDTARPFEDGATVHELVERRVDADPDAVAVVFEDRAALTYGELDGRANALAHRLRALGVGRETRVGLCLERSPELVVAVLAVLKAGGAYVPLDPAYPADRLAFMLADSAAPVVVTQSAVRKRLPQTSAAVVQLDTDPVGDGMPTTRPAPVSGPEGLAYVIYTSGSTGRPKGVLIEHRSVCNFMANVQQMFGLGPHDRILQFASLSFDVSAFEIFGALTSGARICLARQETLLSVRALSRFMTEQGITVMDMPPAVMKLLPGQEFPALRIAFVGGEAFSGGLVDDWSVPGRRFINGYGPTEGTVTVIAEECGPGAYEGSPPIGRPMGNMRAYVLDRRQQLLPTGIPGELWIGGAGLARGYLGRPELTEERFLADPFVPDENARIYRTGDLVRLLPDGRLDFLGRVDDQVKLRGFRIELGEVEAVLTEHPGIFAAAVLLRQDNPGHPRLVGYAVPADEALTAAELRAHLADRLPAHMVPDAFVLLESLPLSPSGKIDRRSLPAPAAADLTAARAIVQPRNRRERTLAELWCELLHVPELGVHDNFFELGGNSIAAVQLVWNIDTSFGVEIPLREVFDHPTVAALTPRIEAAMLAAHAARTSSAVDPKGSAR; from the coding sequence GTGAACACGTTGCCGGTGCAGGAGATGGTGTCGAGGGTCGCTCAGGCCCACCCCGAGGCGATCGCCGTCGTCCAGGGGACACGGCGCCTCAGCTATCGGACGCTGATGCGCCGGGCCGAGTCGCTGGCGGTCCGGCTCCAGGGGCTGGGGGTGTCCCGGGGCGACCGTGTCGTGCTGGCCACGACCCGGTCGCCCGAGATGGTGGTCGGGATGCTGGCCGTGCTCCAGGCGGGCGCGGCATACATCCCGGTCGACCCCGGCTATCCGGCCGAGCGGCTGGAGTTCCTGATCGGGGACGCCGGCGCCCGCTTGGTGCTCACCGAGCCGGAGGTACGCTCCGGTCTGCCCGGCCTCGACTGCCCCGCCACCGACATCCCGCATGACGAGGACGGTGGGGAGGAGCGGCCCGTCCCCGTCCCCACGGACGGGTCCGATCTCGCGTACTGCATCTACACGTCCGGCTCCACCGGCCTGCCCAAGGGCGTGGAGATCCCGCACGAGGGGCTGTCCAACCTGGTCGCCTGGCACCGGGAGACGTACGGGCTGACCTCGGCGGACCGCACGACCCAGATCGCGGGCACCGCGTTCGACGCCTCGGTGTGGGAGATCTGGCCGACACTCACCACCGGCGCCGAGCTGCACCTGGCCGTCGAGGGGCACAGCTCGGCGGCGGAGCTGGTGGAGTGGCTGACCGGGGCGGGGATAACCGTCTCCTTCCTTCCCACGCCCCTGGCCGAACTGGTGATCGCCGAGGAGTGGCCGACCGGCACCCGGCTCCGGTATCTGCTCACCGGCGGCGACCGGCTGCACCGCCACCCGCCCGCGGGGCTGCCGTTCACACTGGTCAACCACTACGGTCCGACCGAGTGCACCGTCGTCGCCACCGCGGGCGAGGTGCCTGCGGGCGCGGAGGACCGCGAGCCGTCCATCGGGTGGCCGATCCGCGGTATCAAGGTCCGGCTGCTCGACGACCAGGGCTCGGACGTGCCCGACGGCACCGAGGGCGAGCTGTTCCTCAGCGGCACCGGCCTGGCACGCGGATACCTGAATCGGCCGGAACTCACCGCGGAGCGCTTCGTCACACTGAGGCCCGACGGCTGCCGGTACTACCGCACCGGAGACCTCGCCGTCCGGAACCCGGACGGCAGCCTGCGGTTCGTGGGCCGGACCGACGGCCAGGTGAAGCTGCGCGGCTTCCGGATCGAACTCGGTGAGATCGAATCCACCCTGTGCGCCCATCCGCAGGTGACCGGCGCGGCGGCCGCCCTGCGCGAGGACGTCCCCGGCGACCCGAGGCTGGCCGCCTACCCGGTGTTCCGGCCCGGAGCCTCCCTCTCCGCAGCCGAACTGCGTTCCTGGCTTGCCGAACGGCTTCCCGGACACCTGGTCCCCACCTCGTTCACGGCGCTGGACGCGCTGCCGCTCACCCGCAACGGCAAGGTGGACCGGTCGGCCCTGCCGGCCCCCGCCCAGGACCGTGACGCGCTGGCCGGGGCGTACGTGGCCCCGGCGGAGGGCGTCGAAACCGAACTGGCGCAGTTGTGGGAGGAGGTGCTGGGCGTCGACCGGGTCGGCGCGCTGGACGACTTCTTCGTGCTGGGCGGCAACTCGCTGTCAGCGGTCAGGGTGGCGGGACGGTTGCGCGAACGTCACGCCGTCGAACTGCCGCTCATCGCGGTGTTCGCCGAGCCCACCGTCCGGGGGCTGGCCGGTGCGGTGGCCGCCGCGCCCCGGCGCGACTTCGAACGGCCGGGGCCCCGGACCCGGGACCGTTCCGGGCTGCTGCCGCTCTCGCCGTCCCAGCGGCGGATGTGGCTGATGAACGGGTTGGACGACTCCGGCACCACCTACAACGTGCCACTCGCCTTCGAGTTGCGCGGTCCGCTCGACGAAGAGGCGTTGCGGCAGACTCTGCGCGCGGTGGTGGAGCGCCACGAGGCGCTGCGCACCGGGTTCGTCGTCGAGGCGGGGACACTGCTCCAGGTCGTCGGCGCCGTACCGGAGATCGATCTTCCTGTGGTCGAGGTCGGGAACGACGAGGAGCAGCTTCGGTGCGCGGAGCGCATCGCCCGGCACCGCTTCGACCTCACGACCGGTCCACTGATCCGCTTCGACCTGCTGCGCCGAGGGGACCAGCGGCACGTCCTGCTGGCCGTCGTCCATCACATCGCCTTCGACGGCTGGTCGCTCGGCGTGTTCAGTCGCGACCTCGCCGACTGCTACGAGGCGATACTCGCCGGACGCGCACCCGCGCCGCCCCTGGCCGTCCAGCCCGCGGACATCGCGGAGCAGCTTCAGCGCGCGGCGGACGAGGCGTCCGAGGGCCCCCACGCGGAGTACTGGCGCAGCACGCTGAAGGGCGCGCCGCAGGACCTCGGACTGCCCACCGACTTCGTCCGCCCGTCCCGGCCGACCAACCTGGGCGGCCGGGAGACCATCGACATCGGGTCGGAGACGCTGGACTCGTTGCGGGCACTGTGCCGGGCCGAGGGGGTCACCCTGTTCATGGCCCTGGCAGCGCTCTGCCAGGCGTATCTGAGCCGGATCACCGGTAACGAGGACGTGGTGATCGGCAGCCCGGTGGCGGGCCGCAACGCGCCCGGTACCGAACCGCTGGTCGGCTGCTTCATCAACACACTTCCGTTGCGCACCGATCTGACCGGTGAGCCCGGCTTCCGCGATCTGCTGCACCGGGTCCGTAGCGTTGTGCTGGGTGCGTTCGAGCACCAGGACACGCCGTTCGAGCGGATCGTGGAACTGGCCGCGGCCGGGCGCTCCGCCGACCAGAACCCGGTCTACCAGGTGGTGTTCGCCCTCGAGGACGCCCACCGCGCGGAATTCGACCTTGGCGGGTTGAGCGCCACCGTCACCGAGTTGGACGCCGGCACCTCACGGGCGGACCTCAGTTTCTCCGCCACGCCGTACCGGAACGGCTTGCGGCTCACCGCCGAGTACCGGTCCGACCTGTTCGCCCCGGCCACCGTCCGCAGGACGCTCGGAACACTCCGGACGCTGCTCGGCGGCGTGCTGGCGGAGCCGGACCGGCCGTTCACGCTGCTGCCGCTGCTGGGCCCGGACGAGTACCGCGACCAGGTGCACACCTGGAACGACACCGCGCGGCCCTTCGAGGACGGGGCGACCGTGCACGAGTTGGTCGAGCGCAGGGTGGACGCCGACCCGGACGCCGTCGCGGTGGTGTTCGAGGACCGCGCCGCGCTGACGTACGGGGAGCTGGACGGCCGCGCCAATGCGCTGGCGCACCGGCTGCGCGCGCTCGGTGTCGGCCGGGAGACCCGGGTCGGGCTCTGTCTGGAGCGCTCGCCGGAGCTGGTGGTCGCGGTTCTCGCGGTGCTCAAGGCCGGTGGCGCGTACGTGCCGCTGGATCCGGCCTACCCGGCTGATCGGCTCGCCTTCATGCTGGCTGATAGCGCGGCTCCCGTCGTGGTGACCCAGTCCGCGGTGCGCAAGCGGTTGCCGCAGACCTCGGCCGCGGTGGTCCAGCTGGACACCGACCCGGTAGGGGACGGGATGCCCACCACCAGGCCGGCGCCGGTCTCCGGGCCGGAGGGGCTCGCATACGTGATCTACACGTCCGGTTCCACGGGACGGCCCAAGGGGGTGCTGATCGAACACCGGTCGGTCTGCAACTTCATGGCCAACGTCCAGCAGATGTTCGGCCTCGGCCCGCACGACCGGATTCTCCAGTTCGCCTCGCTGAGCTTCGATGTCTCGGCGTTCGAGATCTTCGGAGCGTTGACCAGCGGCGCCCGGATCTGCCTCGCCCGGCAGGAGACCCTGCTCTCGGTGCGCGCGCTGAGCCGCTTCATGACCGAGCAGGGCATCACCGTGATGGATATGCCGCCCGCGGTGATGAAGCTGCTGCCCGGGCAGGAGTTCCCGGCGCTGCGCATCGCCTTCGTCGGCGGTGAGGCGTTCTCCGGAGGGCTGGTCGACGACTGGTCGGTTCCCGGCCGACGGTTCATCAACGGATACGGGCCCACCGAGGGCACCGTGACGGTGATCGCCGAGGAATGCGGCCCCGGCGCGTACGAAGGGTCGCCGCCGATCGGACGGCCGATGGGCAACATGCGGGCCTATGTGCTGGACCGGCGGCAGCAGCTACTGCCGACCGGGATCCCGGGGGAACTGTGGATCGGCGGCGCCGGACTGGCCCGCGGCTACCTGGGGCGCCCGGAGCTGACCGAGGAGCGGTTCCTGGCCGACCCGTTCGTGCCCGATGAGAACGCGCGGATCTACCGCACCGGCGACCTGGTGAGACTGCTGCCCGACGGGCGACTGGACTTCCTCGGCCGGGTCGACGACCAGGTGAAGCTGCGCGGTTTCCGGATCGAGCTGGGAGAGGTCGAAGCGGTGCTGACCGAGCACCCCGGGATCTTCGCCGCCGCAGTGCTGCTGCGCCAGGACAACCCGGGGCACCCCAGGCTGGTCGGGTACGCGGTCCCTGCGGACGAAGCCCTCACCGCGGCGGAACTGCGCGCACACCTGGCGGACCGGCTTCCGGCGCACATGGTGCCGGACGCCTTCGTCCTGCTGGAGAGCCTGCCGCTCAGCCCCAGCGGCAAGATCGACCGCCGCTCTCTGCCGGCCCCCGCCGCGGCGGACCTCACGGCGGCCCGTGCCATCGTGCAGCCACGCAACCGCCGCGAGCGTACGCTCGCCGAACTCTGGTGCGAGCTTCTGCACGTACCGGAGCTCGGTGTACACGACAACTTCTTCGAGCTGGGTGGCAATTCGATCGCCGCGGTGCAACTGGTGTGGAACATCGACACCAGCTTCGGAGTGGAGATTCCGCTCCGTGAGGTGTTCGACCACCCCACCGTGGCCGCGCTCACCCCCCGCATCGAGGCGGCGATGCTCGCCGCGCACGCCGCCCGAACCTCGTCCGCCGTGGACCCGAAAGGCAGCGCCCGATGA
- a CDS encoding lysine biosynthesis protein LysW, with amino-acid sequence MVVCPECEEGLTLPADPRKGEILDCAGCSSELEVLAVGPVLVALAPEVEEDWGE; translated from the coding sequence ATGGTCGTCTGTCCCGAGTGCGAGGAGGGGCTGACTCTCCCGGCTGATCCCAGGAAGGGCGAGATCCTCGACTGCGCCGGCTGTTCCAGCGAGCTCGAGGTCCTCGCCGTCGGCCCCGTCCTGGTCGCCCTCGCGCCCGAGGTCGAGGAGGACTGGGGCGAGTGA
- a CDS encoding alpha-amylase, with protein sequence MTTVVICFSQVAGASAAAQEDLLPPCVQYSTSWRYTFVTNSCDATQYVTVEYRDGSTVPCRTAGPGDTVTFPGNGTMDNGVRAVILCAAGSQASPAARAV encoded by the coding sequence ATGACAACGGTAGTCATCTGTTTCTCGCAGGTGGCCGGGGCCAGCGCGGCCGCGCAGGAGGATCTGCTTCCCCCTTGCGTTCAGTACTCGACGAGTTGGCGCTACACATTCGTCACCAACTCCTGCGACGCCACGCAGTACGTGACGGTGGAGTACCGCGATGGCAGTACCGTCCCCTGCCGGACCGCCGGGCCGGGTGACACGGTGACTTTCCCCGGCAACGGCACGATGGACAACGGGGTCCGAGCCGTCATCCTCTGCGCGGCAGGGTCCCAGGCCTCGCCCGCCGCGCGTGCGGTGTAG
- a CDS encoding DinB family protein has product MEPRPDLRPPGLNADEKTTLLTFLDYLREAVLAKAAGAPEPAVRTAGVPSGTSLLQLLKHLTAVELNWFVWAYTGAGREPWEDEGAVSADDTAADLTNAYREAIARANEVALACTDLDRPGARSLRETPPPSMRWVLVHMIEETARHAGHADILREQIDGSIGR; this is encoded by the coding sequence ATGGAGCCCCGCCCCGATCTTCGGCCCCCGGGCCTGAACGCCGACGAAAAGACGACCCTGCTGACCTTCCTGGACTACCTTCGCGAGGCCGTCCTCGCCAAGGCGGCCGGCGCCCCGGAGCCGGCGGTCCGCACGGCCGGCGTCCCTTCCGGAACCAGCCTGCTCCAGTTACTCAAGCACCTGACTGCCGTCGAACTCAACTGGTTCGTCTGGGCCTACACAGGCGCCGGCCGCGAGCCCTGGGAGGACGAGGGGGCGGTGTCCGCCGACGACACCGCGGCGGACTTGACGAACGCTTATCGCGAGGCGATCGCCCGGGCCAACGAGGTCGCCCTCGCCTGCACCGACCTGGACCGCCCCGGCGCCCGCTCGCTGCGCGAGACCCCGCCGCCGTCGATGCGCTGGGTGCTGGTCCACATGATCGAGGAGACCGCCCGGCACGCTGGTCACGCGGACATCCTGCGCGAGCAGATCGACGGCTCGATCGGGCGATGA
- a CDS encoding lantibiotic dehydratase, translated as MPGRKQLFGAAVSLTRYVLRITGRPPPFGLLAGVAPLRTGPGARSRADASYGQGRTSRSRLGQRTGPPVAKGCPVIPGGPARGVRCGASQGGGTSAYWMYSGVPTTR; from the coding sequence GTGCCCGGCCGCAAGCAACTCTTCGGAGCCGCCGTCTCGCTGACCCGGTACGTGCTGCGCATCACGGGCCGGCCGCCGCCCTTCGGACTCCTCGCCGGCGTGGCCCCGCTCCGGACCGGGCCCGGTGCCCGGTCCCGGGCGGACGCCTCCTACGGCCAGGGACGTACGTCACGAAGCCGGCTGGGTCAACGCACAGGCCCACCGGTGGCTAAGGGGTGTCCCGTAATCCCTGGTGGACCAGCGCGCGGCGTCAGATGCGGTGCATCGCAAGGCGGAGGGACGTCCGCATACTGGATGTATTCGGGCGTTCCGACAACGCGGTGA
- a CDS encoding response regulator transcription factor: MPLRVLVCNDLPIVLDGLRSLIEAEPDMLVVGTTDSGMEAIMMARTQRPDVIVTGMELQGINGTEMIRRLLREPEDVPHRVVALAMTDDDETFASLLDLGVNGVLVRGTTGQELSSAIRSAAKGQTTLAPQITTRLVDWYRRDNRTPNEALRIPVGEITARERQVLTLLAQGLSTEEVAEQLSIGVTTVRTHLYRLRCKLDVRDRVQLVSLAYRAGLVQSA, from the coding sequence ATGCCCCTTCGAGTATTGGTCTGCAATGACCTGCCGATCGTTCTTGACGGGCTTCGCAGCCTCATTGAGGCCGAGCCGGACATGCTGGTCGTTGGAACCACCGACAGCGGCATGGAAGCGATCATGATGGCTCGCACCCAGCGGCCTGACGTGATTGTGACCGGTATGGAGCTCCAGGGCATCAACGGTACGGAGATGATCCGAAGACTTCTCCGCGAGCCTGAAGACGTACCGCACCGCGTCGTCGCGCTGGCCATGACCGACGACGACGAGACCTTCGCCAGCTTGCTGGATCTCGGCGTCAACGGCGTACTGGTGCGCGGCACCACCGGTCAGGAGCTGAGCTCCGCCATACGGTCCGCCGCCAAGGGTCAGACGACACTCGCTCCGCAGATCACCACCAGGCTGGTCGACTGGTATCGACGCGACAACCGCACCCCCAATGAGGCGCTACGGATACCGGTCGGAGAGATCACCGCCCGCGAGCGCCAGGTACTGACGCTTCTGGCACAGGGTCTCTCCACGGAGGAGGTCGCCGAGCAACTATCGATAGGAGTGACCACTGTGCGCACCCATCTCTATCGGCTGCGCTGCAAGCTCGATGTACGCGACCGCGTCCAACTGGTCTCGCTCGCCTACCGGGCCGGACTGGTCCAGTCAGCCTGA
- a CDS encoding MFS transporter, translating to MTAHRSLWGNRDFTVFWAGDTVAQFGSQITLLAVPLTAAVTLHVDAKAMGVLNAASYLPFLVLTLFAGVWADRYRRRPVMLASTLCRAALLSLIPLLFALDRLNLGYLVAVAIAVGVFTVLFEVTYQSYLPSLVDREDLMEGNSKLQVSASTAQVGGPALAGWLAGWLTPQTAILVSAVAFAISAGGLALVRKREPAPERPAEPIPVRRQIAEGLRFTFGNRVLRACVLEAATYNMFWLVLETVFLLYATRNMGISPGTVGLILGGGAVGSLVGSLVAKRISERLGLGNTVTLAMVTGCAAPVLVPLADGPRPVVLGLLLLSFFVGGAGTMVANIQVVSLRQTITPHAMLGRMNASYRFVSWGVVPLGALLGGWLGDSIGLRPAMFVGAAGIFASALWIVFSPIRAMRELPPAADDEAADDGSDGEDKEKTGDPNAETVVDH from the coding sequence GTGACTGCGCATCGCTCCCTCTGGGGCAACCGTGACTTCACGGTCTTCTGGGCCGGAGACACGGTTGCCCAGTTCGGCAGTCAGATCACGCTCCTGGCTGTACCGCTGACTGCCGCGGTCACGCTGCACGTGGACGCGAAGGCGATGGGCGTGCTGAACGCCGCATCGTATCTTCCGTTTCTGGTGCTGACGCTGTTCGCCGGGGTCTGGGCCGACCGCTACCGGCGACGACCGGTGATGCTGGCGAGCACGCTCTGCCGCGCCGCCCTGCTCTCCCTCATTCCCCTGCTGTTCGCTCTGGACAGGCTGAATCTCGGCTATCTGGTCGCGGTCGCCATCGCCGTCGGTGTGTTCACGGTCCTGTTCGAAGTGACGTACCAGTCCTATCTGCCTTCGCTGGTGGACCGCGAGGACCTGATGGAGGGCAACAGCAAACTCCAGGTCAGCGCATCGACGGCACAGGTCGGCGGTCCGGCACTGGCGGGCTGGCTGGCGGGCTGGCTGACGCCGCAGACGGCGATCCTGGTCAGCGCGGTCGCGTTCGCGATCTCGGCCGGAGGGCTCGCCCTGGTCCGGAAGCGGGAACCCGCTCCGGAACGGCCCGCCGAGCCCATCCCGGTACGACGGCAGATCGCCGAGGGACTGCGTTTCACTTTCGGAAACCGGGTCCTGCGCGCCTGTGTGCTGGAGGCCGCCACATACAACATGTTCTGGCTGGTGCTGGAGACCGTCTTCCTGCTCTACGCCACGCGGAACATGGGCATCTCGCCCGGAACGGTCGGTCTGATCCTGGGCGGCGGCGCGGTCGGCTCCCTGGTCGGTTCGCTCGTCGCCAAGCGGATCTCCGAGCGCCTCGGGCTCGGCAACACCGTCACGCTCGCGATGGTGACGGGTTGCGCCGCGCCGGTGCTGGTGCCCCTCGCGGACGGTCCGCGACCCGTGGTCCTGGGACTTCTCCTGCTCTCCTTCTTCGTCGGCGGGGCGGGCACCATGGTCGCCAACATCCAGGTCGTGAGCCTGCGGCAGACCATCACGCCCCACGCGATGCTGGGCCGGATGAATGCCAGCTACCGCTTCGTGTCCTGGGGCGTGGTGCCGCTGGGCGCGCTGCTGGGCGGCTGGCTCGGCGACTCGATCGGGCTGCGTCCGGCGATGTTCGTGGGTGCGGCAGGAATCTTCGCCTCGGCGCTCTGGATCGTGTTCTCCCCGATCCGCGCGATGCGTGAACTTCCTCCGGCTGCCGATGACGAGGCGGCGGACGACGGCTCGGACGGCGAGGACAAGGAGAAGACCGGCGACCCGAACGCGGAAACGGTCGTCGACCACTGA
- a CDS encoding DUF6281 family protein: protein MRRTGRSAGLLGAAAMVMSVAACTADSGGGGAEASCATLYTYQDRSYQDVANVKFTLGKKLGVATQPASCEDTGGHDESEPVMTETAYEVDGISPKVAIAIGDTPKTATFFAVHSGPELPPEVQKLIDGS from the coding sequence ATGCGCCGGACCGGGCGATCCGCTGGCTTGCTGGGGGCGGCGGCCATGGTGATGTCAGTAGCCGCGTGCACGGCTGACAGCGGTGGCGGTGGCGCTGAAGCCTCCTGTGCCACTTTGTACACCTACCAGGACAGATCGTATCAAGACGTGGCGAACGTGAAATTCACACTCGGGAAGAAGCTCGGCGTCGCCACCCAACCAGCGTCCTGCGAAGACACCGGCGGCCACGACGAGAGCGAGCCGGTTATGACGGAGACTGCCTACGAAGTGGACGGCATCTCTCCCAAGGTCGCCATCGCCATCGGGGACACACCGAAGACAGCCACTTTTTTCGCCGTTCACTCCGGCCCAGAGCTCCCGCCCGAGGTGCAGAAACTGATCGACGGCTCCTGA
- a CDS encoding terminal protein Tpg-like protein, with protein MIGRAFASLATRQFPPREVARELFAARDAGAGEQQMVILARTLGDASLRDGGRRGHGLHIALSDVEFGDFSIG; from the coding sequence GTGATCGGCCGAGCGTTCGCCTCCTTGGCCACCCGCCAGTTCCCGCCGCGAGAGGTGGCCCGTGAACTGTTCGCCGCTCGGGACGCCGGCGCGGGCGAGCAGCAGATGGTGATTCTCGCCCGCACGCTGGGGGATGCCTCCCTCCGCGACGGGGGCCGGCGCGGTCATGGCCTGCATATCGCCCTCTCTGACGTGGAGTTCGGCGACTTCTCGATCGGATGA